TTGTTTTTCTGTTTCAGCCCGTTGCTTTTCTATTTCAGCCCGTTGTTTTTCTGTTTCAGCCCGTTGCTTTTCCCTAATCGCCTCTTCTTGAGGGGTAGAGATTAACTCTCCTGTGGGACTATAATAACGTAACTGTTTTTGGTATAACCCTAGATATAAGCCTAGTTGTTCACTCCATAACCATCCTGATTCGTTGGTGACTAATTGTTGATAGATTCCTCCTTCTAACCTAAATCCGGCTAATTCTAAGCTTTCTGGGTCAAACCAATAGTATTCTGGTGTTCTGAAGATATCTTGATAGATTTGTTTTTTCTCTTCTCTATCTACTTTAGCGGTACTATCAGAGAGTATTTCAATGATTAAGTTAGGATATTTGCCTCCTTCTTGCCAGACTACCCAACTTTTGCGCTCTTGATTTCTGGTTGTGCCTAACACTACAAAAAAATCAGGTCCGCGAAAGTCTGTGGATTTTTGCTGTTGGGGACTATAATATATGGTTAGGTTTCCTGTGGCAAAATAATCTTCTCTCTCTTGCCATAACCATTCTAGACATTCGATTAATAATAGTATTTGGCGTAGATGTAAGTTACTTTCCAAGGGGGGTTCGTCGCTCCAAAATTCACCAGTTGGAAAAATTATCTCAGGTTTGGTTAATGATGTCATAATCGTCAGACTGCTTAGAGATAGACTTCTTGCCACTATCTTAAACAAGAAGTCTTTGCTATATCCTAACCTAAATCTTGAGAGCTTTTTCTAACTGTTGGCGAGCGGTGGTAAGAGCTTCATTAAGTTTACTAGGATCTTTTCCACCTGCTTGAGCGAGATTGGGGCGACCTCCTCCTCCTCCGCCACAGATTTTAGCGATCGCTCCGATAAATTTACCTGCGCTTAGTTGTTTTTCTTGATATATTTTAGGACTAAAAGCAGCTACTAAACTAACTTTATCTGCTTCAGGAATTGAACCGAGTACGATTGCTGCTTCTCCTAATTTTTGTAGGAGTCTTTCTGCTGCTACTTTGAGTGCTTCGGGGTTGGCTTGGGGTAATTCAGCTACTAGTACTTTTATTCCTTGAATTGTTTCTACTTGATTTTCTAGTTGACTAGATTTAAGCAGTGCTAATTCTGTTTGCAAGGTTTCTCTATCTTTTTGAGCACTTTTTAGGTCATGTTGTAGGGTGTCAATCCTTTCGATAATCCCTTCTGGTTTGACTTTGAAACGTCCTTCTAATTCTTTAACTATGTTATCTCTGAGGTTAAGATATTCTAGCACAGCTGGACCTGCGATCGCTTCTATCCTTCTTATTCCTGATGCTATACCTGTTTCAGAGACTATTTTAAATACGCCTATTTCGGCGGTATTGTGTACATGTGTTCCTCCGCACAATTCCATAGATACTCCTGGCACATCGATTACCCGCACTTCATTACCGTATTTTTCGCCAAACATAGCAATCGCTCCTTTGGCTTTTGCTTCAGTAAGAGACATTACTGCGGTTTCTGTTGGGTGTGCTTCTGCTATCCAGGTATTTATCTGCTCTTCTATTTGTTGTATTTCTTCTGTAGTCAATCCTCGGGGACAGTTGAAATCAAAACGAAGGCGATCGAAGGCTACAAGAGATCCTGCTTGGGAGATGGAATCGGAGACTATTTTTTTGAGGGCTGCTTGTAGTAAATGAGTTGCTGTATGATTAGCTTGAGCGCGACGACGACAAGCGCGGTCAACATTAGCCATAATGGTATCACCTACTTGGACAACTCCTCGTTCGATGCGTCCAAAGTGAATAAACATTCCTGATTCTTTTTGCACATCGTTGATAGTAATGAGCAGATTATTACCACTGAGGTAACCGCGATCGCCTATTTGTCCTCCTGATTCGGCGTAAAATGGGGTTTGAGCGAGAACTATTTGTAAATCTGTTCCTGCTTCAGCGACATTTACGGATTTTCCTGAGACTAAAATTGCGCTTACTGTTGCTTGAGTTTGTTGTTGTTGATAACCGATAAATTCTGTGGGGTGAATTCCTGCGGCTAATTGATCTAAACTACCTTGAATAGTTAAATCTATAGTTTCATGGGCTGATTGAGAGCGTTGACGCTGGAGGAGCATTTCTGCTTCAAATCCTTCTACATCTACACTCAGGTTATTTTCTGCTGCTATTTCTTGGGTTAATTCTAGGGGGAAACCGTAAGTATCATAGAGTGTAAAGGCGTCTAAACCGCTAATTTGTTTAGTTTCTTTACTGAGTATTTCTCCTAGGAGTTTTTCTCCTCTTTCTAGGGTTTCGAGAAAACGCGCTTCTTCTCTGGTTAATTCTGCGATAATTAATTCTTTTCTTTCGAGTAGATTAGGATAAGTTTCTTGACCAAGGGCGATCGCTGTTTCTGCTACTTTACTAATAAAGGCTGTTTCGATTCCTAATAGTCTGCCGTGACGTACTACTCTACGTATGAGACGACGCAATACATAACCTCGTCCGATATTAGCAGCACTAATCCCGTCGGCGATCATATGTACGATCGCGCGCACGTGATCACCAATTACTTTGAGGGAGACTTTAGCTGTTTCTGTGGCTTGGTTATAATCTATCTTAGCTCGTTGAGCTGCTGTTTTAATAATGGGTAGAATCAGATCTGTTTCATAGTTATTGGGCACATTTTGCAGTATTTGCGCCATTCTTTCTAATCCTAAACCTGTATCGATGTTTTTGGCTTGAAGAGGGGTTAAATTGCCTTCTGCGTCGCGGTTATACTGCATAAACACCAGATTATAGAATTCAATAAACCTAGTATCATCTTCTAAATCTATATTTTCGTCCCCTAATTCCGGGTGAAAATCGTAATATATTTCCGAACATGGTCCACATGGTCCGGTTGGTCCTGATTGCCAGAAGTTGTCAGCTTCGTCCATTTTAACCAATCTTTGGGGTGAAATGCCGATTTTATCTCGCCAGATAGCGAAGGCTTCTTCATCTTCACGAAACACGCTAACTACGAGTCTTTCTGGTGGTAAGAGGAATACTTCTGTGGAGAGTTCCCAAGCCCAGGCGATCGCTTGTTCTTTAAAATAGTCACCGAAGCTAAAGTTTCCCAACATTTCAAAGAAGGTATGGTGACGAGCTGTTCTACCTACATTTTCGATATCATTGGTACGGATACATTTTTGGGAGGTAGTAGCTCTAGGATATGCTGAGGTTTTTTGTCCTAGAAATATGGGTTTAAAGGGTAACATTCCTGCGATTGTTAGTAAAACCGTGGGATCTTCAGGTATTAAAGATGCACTAGGCAGAATTTTATGTTCTCTT
Above is a window of Gloeocapsa sp. DLM2.Bin57 DNA encoding:
- a CDS encoding alanine--tRNA ligase, encoding MPQFLSGNQIREQFLNFYAQREHKILPSASLIPEDPTVLLTIAGMLPFKPIFLGQKTSAYPRATTSQKCIRTNDIENVGRTARHHTFFEMLGNFSFGDYFKEQAIAWAWELSTEVFLLPPERLVVSVFREDEEAFAIWRDKIGISPQRLVKMDEADNFWQSGPTGPCGPCSEIYYDFHPELGDENIDLEDDTRFIEFYNLVFMQYNRDAEGNLTPLQAKNIDTGLGLERMAQILQNVPNNYETDLILPIIKTAAQRAKIDYNQATETAKVSLKVIGDHVRAIVHMIADGISAANIGRGYVLRRLIRRVVRHGRLLGIETAFISKVAETAIALGQETYPNLLERKELIIAELTREEARFLETLERGEKLLGEILSKETKQISGLDAFTLYDTYGFPLELTQEIAAENNLSVDVEGFEAEMLLQRQRSQSAHETIDLTIQGSLDQLAAGIHPTEFIGYQQQQTQATVSAILVSGKSVNVAEAGTDLQIVLAQTPFYAESGGQIGDRGYLSGNNLLITINDVQKESGMFIHFGRIERGVVQVGDTIMANVDRACRRRAQANHTATHLLQAALKKIVSDSISQAGSLVAFDRLRFDFNCPRGLTTEEIQQIEEQINTWIAEAHPTETAVMSLTEAKAKGAIAMFGEKYGNEVRVIDVPGVSMELCGGTHVHNTAEIGVFKIVSETGIASGIRRIEAIAGPAVLEYLNLRDNIVKELEGRFKVKPEGIIERIDTLQHDLKSAQKDRETLQTELALLKSSQLENQVETIQGIKVLVAELPQANPEALKVAAERLLQKLGEAAIVLGSIPEADKVSLVAAFSPKIYQEKQLSAGKFIGAIAKICGGGGGGRPNLAQAGGKDPSKLNEALTTARQQLEKALKI
- a CDS encoding Uma2 family endonuclease, with product MTSLTKPEIIFPTGEFWSDEPPLESNLHLRQILLLIECLEWLWQEREDYFATGNLTIYYSPQQQKSTDFRGPDFFVVLGTTRNQERKSWVVWQEGGKYPNLIIEILSDSTAKVDREEKKQIYQDIFRTPEYYWFDPESLELAGFRLEGGIYQQLVTNESGWLWSEQLGLYLGLYQKQLRYYSPTGELISTPQEEAIREKQRAETEKQRAEIEKQRAETEKQ